A stretch of DNA from Luteitalea sp.:
GCGACCGCGTCATCAGAGGATACGTCATACCAGCGCCGACGAAGAGCACCTGCCCTGTGTCGACGATCTGCCGCCCCTCGTGCAGTTGGCGCACATATCCAGCACCGCCCCGCACGAATGGTATCGCGCGCGCAATCTCGAGCCGCGGCAAGCGCACGGCGAGCGCGCCGTCGATGATCAGCTGCGTGAGACGATCGGTCGCCGTGACGGTGTCCGGCACCTCGACGTCGCTGCTGACGATGGTTCGAATCTGTGGCCGTCCAAGCCCCGCGCCGGCCTCGAGCGCGACGTTCGGGCTCAGCCGATATCCGATCATCCCTTCCACGGCCGGCGCAGAAGTAATCCGTGTCGTGGTCTCGAACAGGGCGAAGTCATCTCCTTCAGGCACCCCGTTACCGGGAATCGATCCCGTGGTCTGGCCGAGCCCCGCGTCGCTCCACCACGCCCCGCCAATGGTGATCTCGAACCGTCCACGCAGACGCGATTCACCCTTTGATCCGGACTCCGGTGTGGCCGCACCTTGATCGCGTGCCTGGGCAGGCTCTCGTGGGCGCGATCGACCGCCGGCGTGACGCCCGGCCGGCACCCCCTGAGCGGCCGCCGTATGGACCAGCAGCAGCACCGCTGCGCTGGAGAGCAGCAAGGATCGCATCATCGCGACCTCACTGGGATCGCGATCTCCCCGGTATCGTGGCCCGCCTCAACGTGCGCGAGCTTGTCATGCACCGTAGCCAGGAAGTCGACATCGATCCGACCCATGTCGTCGAAGAAGCTATCAAGATCACCATCGTCGAGCGGCTCGACGCGCACGAGCCACGGCCCGGCCTCGACGCCAGCGATCACGAACCGGCCGTCGTCTGACAACGAGAAGCCCCCGACGAACTGGCGCGTACGTAAGTTGAACGCCGTGACGTGCGCACCAAAGACACCGCGGCCGTTCTTCGTGACGCGTCCACTGATGCTGCCCGTACGCATCCGGAAGCCGCCAGCCGGATAGAGATCCGACAGGCCGGCGATATCGTCGGCCATCGGGATCCGTCCCTCGATGCTGCCCGGCGAGAACGCGATGGGAAACATCACCGCCCCAGCAGCCAGCACGCGCCGCCCGCCCCCCGCCACGAGCTCGGTCTCGCCGAGGGCCGAGTGCGAGAGGCCGGCCAGATGCCCAAGCTCGTGCAACGCGATCGATTCCACGTCGAACCGCCCCGGCTCACCACGGCCCGCTGTCGTCCAGGGAAACGCAGCATTGAGGAAGATGTCAGCCTCCAGGATCTCACCGTTCACGATGTCGATCGTGATGCTCGTCGCGCCGAGCACGCGCTCGAGCTCGGGCCGGTCTTCGAAACCCAACGTGCTCATCCCATCTTCCTCGCCAGGCAGCGCGTCCGTGAAGCCCCCACGCGCGAAGGTGATCGACGCGGTTGGTACGCCTTCCCACGACTGCGCAGCGCGCTGAACCGCCTCGTCGAGGTCCGTCCGCGTCACGCCGGGCACGATCTGATTACTGACGAAGTAGCGCACCGGGAAATCGGCCCACCGTAGAGCCACCATCTGCTCCTCGACACGCACGCCAAGCTTCAAGTAGGCCAAGGCTGGTGACGCGATCACGGCCACCACCAAGAGGGCTGCTCCGAGCGCCTTGGGCCCCTTCATCGCCGCGCCCCCGCCGCGGACGCGACGAGCTGGCGGAGCGTCACCTCGAACGTGCTCAGCGCGACCGGTCGACGGGAACCGTCACCGCGAACCACCCGGTGCGTGCGTGACGTCGCCTCGAGACCTGCCGGCACGACCACACGCCTCCCCGCGACCTCGTCATCGAGCACGCGGTACGTGCCTTGGAAGAGCCCCAGCACATGGGGCGTCGATCGCGCGCGGGCGTTGAGGAACAAGACGACCTCCTCTCCATCCACGTACTTGGGTGCGCCAATCACC
This window harbors:
- a CDS encoding matrixin family metalloprotease, with protein sequence MKGPKALGAALLVVAVIASPALAYLKLGVRVEEQMVALRWADFPVRYFVSNQIVPGVTRTDLDEAVQRAAQSWEGVPTASITFARGGFTDALPGEEDGMSTLGFEDRPELERVLGATSITIDIVNGEILEADIFLNAAFPWTTAGRGEPGRFDVESIALHELGHLAGLSHSALGETELVAGGGRRVLAAGAVMFPIAFSPGSIEGRIPMADDIAGLSDLYPAGGFRMRTGSISGRVTKNGRGVFGAHVTAFNLRTRQFVGGFSLSDDGRFVIAGVEAGPWLVRVEPLDDGDLDSFFDDMGRIDVDFLATVHDKLAHVEAGHDTGEIAIPVRSR